The genomic DNA GAGCTAGGCAGAAAGGGCAATGATGGAGATAGTTATTTGAAAGTCAAGAGattgaaaattataattgaaaCAGTGGATGAACTTGTCAAAGCAGTTCATCTTTAgcggggaaaaaaaaagttcataccCCATTCAGGTTCTTTTTCCTCCCCAAGCCTTAATCAGATTATTTTGTCAGATACTGCTTCTTGAAAAAGCAGCTATCTTTTGGGGAAAATTATATGGATAATTACTTCCtctagtttattatttttaaaataatttattacctGAAAATTGTGGAAGAGTAAATAAATCCAGTAAGGGGAAACTAAGTAAACACATTtttggaaaattcaaaaataattttcaagtgcTTATTCAAATGTTTCCTTACTTAATCAGACTCATAATACTTTGTCATATATTgaataaattaagaattatttaCATGCTAGTCTTTTGGATTGATGTTGTTTGCatggaaatagcaaatcatttcattattcTCTGAGATATCTTGTTCAGAAATGTGTAATATATACCatttaaattaagttttatttcATCTATGATCAGAAATCCTTGATCAATAGTCTACTCAGATTCTTTGTTGTGTCGCAGAGGTTATGCCAGCAGACTACAAAATCTTATAGATCTGAGCATGGGATTTGCTCCAGAATACTGTTGGTCTTGAGAATGATGAATCATTTCAGCCATGGTAAATCAGCCAAGATGATCTACCAAGTAATTGAGGGGTTACAATATTTATAACCCACACTGAGGAAATCATAGAATTATTGAAGTACACAAGAAATATAACCCAGGATTGATTAATCAACTATTTTCTATTTGGGATTTATGGTTAAAAAATCAGACATctgttatttttatgaaaaagaaagcatgcttatttttaatatttacttttatttagtgataatgaaataaaagcatcttctgaaaatattttatttttcaagaaatagtaacaatagtaacAATCTCTGAAAAATACATATGCCAAAAAACAGTCTTACAATACATAGGCCTTTGCATATTTTAAACATTATAAAAgcccttctttaaaaaaaaatcacaaactctAAAATAAGTTCTTCAGAGTACCAAGGATGGAGGACTGATGTAAAAATCTGGAGAGGCAGTAAACTTTCATCATGATTAAATTAGTGATTAAATTACATCCATGAAATCAACTTTTCATGTTTGAGTTCAAAGTGACTTAGCTTTCAGGATTCCAGGGGACTCTGCATAGGATAAGATATTTATCAGTGCATTCCCTATGAGGTTTAATTCACTTTTGGGTAGAGTATAGAATAGTTTACTTACCTTGCTTGATCGTGATATTAAGAGAGATAAATATGATATGTAAAAAGACCTGGGAACaaatcaaattttctctcttgatATGTGAGGGAATGGGAATGGGGTTAGATGGGAAAATAGATCAGTGAGTTCTCAATCTTTTTGTTCCCAGGCTTTTAAATCCTTTTGGATTCTTAAAAGTTACTGAGGACCCTCAGGGAGTTTTTTATGAGAATTTTATCTATTGACATTtaatcatattagaaattaaaacatcttttatgAAATTAGTTCTGACCCATGTATTCCCTGAAAGGACAACCAGATCATACTTTGAGAGTCACTAGATTTGATATTTCTGAAATCCCAGTTCTAAAATCCTTAATTTCAGAGATTGGAACTCACATTTATGCAAACATTTCAATTAACATTCTATGGGCCAGATTGATTATATAGGCAAAAGTTAAGCTTCATTTGCAATTCTTCAGTCAGGAAGGActgagaggggagaaaaaaatgtattctcaTGATTAtttccagaaaggaaaataaaatttcataaagtCATCCTCAAATCTCTGTTTCTTTGGAATAAATGAtcggaaaatggaaaagaagctGTATTATTCCAATGAAGTAGCTTAAGGATTATAAGAACAGGAACATCAGTTTGGAGTAGTGAAGGAGTCAAATGTCATCTTATAGTCATTAGGGGTGCTTAGGATCAACATCTTTCAGAGGTCAAAATACTGTCATAGGATTTGGAACTTGAAGttctacaggtgaggaaactgaaagccCAGAgataagtgatttggccagggcTCAAAAATTATGTGCaacaaaaaccagaactgaaaaCCAGATCTTCCACCCCCCAAATCCATTCATCTTACACTAAGTAATTTAGCAAGTGAGCTACCAGATAGTCTTTTGGATATTAGTTTCTTCCATTTGAAGGCATGGTAAATTCTGCCTTGACATAATGCTACatgtgaaatgttttatttaaaccCTTGGTGCCATTTAACTTAAATGGACTTAATATACATAACATACAATAACATTATCAGCAATTATTTGTCCAGCATTTTTATGTGcagtgaaatatttattttttccattcaaggtgttatgaaaataatgacaaaaggttttgacattaaaaaatatgaaaccaCATTCCAattccattggaaaaaaaagtctacttctctcacaaattaaaatgactaatGTTGCTTAGAAAAGTTGGCTTTTAAAAGTACACCAAAGTTTTCTGAGCTGTTTTTGGTTTAGAGGTTattataaaaagtaattttaaaaagttatctaaaATCCTGAGAGATTTTCACTTGGTATTGCTTTATATATCTACAAGAGATTTATAGAAAACTACCTTTTCTGGAAAGGAAACCGCTTTAGGCTGTATATATGGTTAAATATGCCTCATTTTGCCCCTTTATGATGTGAAAAACTGAAATGATGGACTATAAACAACAAAATTTGGATGCAGTTTTACATAATAATATAGAACATTTAAAATTGTAGGCTGTAGCTATCATTACTCTGGCAATTTAAATATTTGGTCAAATTTTTGcctatttaaaaaatgtaaagttttTGCCTATTCAAATTCTAGTATTTAGCAAGGAAAGGCACTTTATAGAGTCAAGCTTTGGTCTAAAAAATGGATTTgtactattaaaaaaatcaagatttctattttaatttctgcTTATTATGCTAAAATTTATAAtacaaatatttgttcatttaattaatataataataatttggcCCTCATATTGCTCAAAATAtccttcatttcctctctctcactcAGGGGCTTACAATAAAGACaatacatttctctttcttttttttttttggaagcatCATACATGCACTTTTTTGGTTTGTTatgaaaaaaacttgaaaaaaaaagttttcttttgatAAAATTCATAATACCAGGGAGAACAAACTAGCCAAGtcatttaaaagtattaaaaagaCATATGctgttttcaaaaattatatttgctATTAAACTCATAAACTGTATAaccaatgaataaaaatatacctTATGAAGTTCAACCTGTCAAGTCTATCTTAGCACTGATGTCTCATTGGGAATTCTCACACCATTTTCGAATTACAGCTCCAGAGCTGCTGGCTACCACACAAAGGGCACCACTCACTGTCCACCAGGTTGGCATTTTATTGAGGAAAATAATCTGAAGTATGAAAGCAAAGACCACATCCATTGTTTTCATTATGGCCACAAGTCCTGCTTTTTCTATCTGAACTGCTTTCGTGAGAAATACCTGCCCTCCCAACCCAAAAAGTCCTATTAATACCAAAAACAGCCTATCTAAACCACAATGAGGTAGACTCCACTCACCCAGTATAAGGAGTATAATGATAGATTCCAATAGTCCAATCACTACATAATACCAAATGTTCAGAAGATAGTGCACAGATTTCCCCACCTTTCTTAGAATAACAAGAGTCAGAGCACCACACATGGCAGCACCTACAGCTGCTAATGCTCCTCTGAGGCGATAGAAATGGCTTTCTTCTATCTCTGTTGTGTTGGAGCCAAACAAAAATGGTGGTCTTGCAATAAGTACCACACCAGCAATTGCAAAGATAGTGAAGAAAAGATCCCAAAGACTATATTTTTCCTTGAGATATATCCAAGCAAATAGTGAAGTGAAAACTGGACTGGAAAATGTGATAACAGTGGCATCAGCGATGGGCATGAACTGGAAAGCATAGTAGAGAAGTATCATCGCTGTGGAACCAATGATTCCcctgaggaaaaggaaaattcgTTTGCCTTTTGGGCCCACAAACCCCGttctgtaaattaaaataaagaaaagcatgtTACATTAATGTGGTATTAACTTGCAAATTTTAGCTACTCTATAAAAGAAACTGACTAAAGAGTAATTTGTACTGTTAGCTGGATGTATATCTGGGGAGAATGTCCACTACAGCAATGGCTAATAGTAGAGAAAGTATGAGATATACAatggaaaagaattgaagaatTAAAACATCCTAGCCAGAACCACACCTGACTAGTTGCTGATTTTAAAATTCAGCTACATAGTTTAGAAAACTTTCTGCAATGTAAAAGAGTTAAAGACTGACTACAAGCATCACAATCAACAAAGATGCTGATATATCAAACAAGCAACTATTATATACCTACAGTACTCTGGGGACACAAATACAGAAGatgatccctgccttcaagaagctgaCATTAGTGCtaagtgaagtcagcagaactaggagaacattggaTAATCCTGAAAAATATGTTATGGAACATCCcgcccacatccagagaaaaaactatggagtctgaatgcagaacaaagtataACAAgttcattttgttaaaaaaaaaaaaacttcttttatgctttttccttctttctcatgttttcttctcccttagttctaattcttcttttacaacatgactaatatcaGAGTGTATACTGTCAAAGGGAGGTGGACAAAAAGGGagagtggcagaaaaatgtggaattcaaaatcttgcaaaaagacaaatactgaaaactatctttgcatgtaattggaaaaaaaagtttaattcaaaaaaagaaaccaacatttttaaatctgtaagttccttgagggctggGGCTGTCTTTTATCCTTTTGGGTCCAAagtacaattaataaatattactgatgctgttattattgtcattaatgGATTAACATATTAACAGATGAACTTATTTGCAGATAAGAAATTATAGGATAATGTGCTGATGATCAGTGTCAGAGCTGGATACCCTTCTAAGAGTCTAGATACAAGAGTGCATTATATGTGACTATCTGGCATTTGCTCTGGGGAAAGTGCTCACAATCAAAAGTATTCTTAACAAAATCTCAATGATATCCATGGCAGTTAAGTGAATTAGATTATACttttaaagaaactaaaaagaaagcctaaaataaaaatgacataacTATTCCCCTACCTTCACAAACACCAATACTTACCAAATTCTTAATTggctatgatttttaaaatctagagtgtcccaaaagtcttagtgaggTCCTAAATTTTAGTAGCTCAGCTTAAAATTGCACTGAGACTTTTGGGAAATTGTGTGACTTTAAGAAGATTTGAGATATCAatattctttggattttttttacttctatttactaaaaaatttaatattcaatttttatatGGCATTGAATGGAAAGGTTAACTAGAATCTAgatctatatatttcttttattaatttcttaatctccagcatgaaaaacaattttaagtgaatgtcctaaacaatttaaaatatgtatCGTCTTTTGCACCAGTGAGGTTAGGCAACCACTGGAGAGAGTTTAAAACAGAAAATCACTTCTTGGGGGTAATTCAATTTTAAGTAATTGAAATAGATAGGTTACattttggaaatttctttttatcttccagCTTGAGAATTAAGTATCCTTGCTCCCAAAACAATCCAAGGAATTCTAATTCACTATTTGCCTCTCCCCCAAAAGCATTCTAGTGAGATTTAGAAGGTTACAGTCCCCTATTCCTAATAGTAGGAAAGTAGAAGAAGAAGAGTAGAAGACAGGGATGAGAGCAGATTGGTGGATATCAGCAATTCAATACTGGCCAGCTTCTCTCTGCCCCATGTAAGCATCAAACTATTTGTTAATACTTTTGTATGTTCTagataaaaatattatagcaTTATTATTGTTCTAATCCACAGAATAATATATATTAGACTATTCTAATAGTCTATTTtactaatatataataattagaataaaaataaaatgaagttatcTGCTGCTTGGAAAAAACTGCTAACAATAACAATacatcatataaaagagaaaaataattggtTGTAGTGAAGATAGAAGTGAGAATGAATGAAGCCATTACTCAGGAACCAACCTTTCAAAATGTGTGCAGATGTGTTTcttatgaggcagctaggtggtgcaatggaaagagtgctaggactagggtcaagaagacctgaattcaaacccagccttagacacttacaaattgtgtgaccctgggcaagtcacttaacctttgtctcaatttcctcaactgtgaaatgaagaaaacaattacaCCCACCTCACAGGGTTACCCTGAAAatcgaatgagataatattgataaaatCCATGGTATAGTGTAAATGGAAGATTCTTAAAATATGCCTGTTCCCTTTCCTCACCCCTTTGTTTGTAAAACACCCCCCccactttatttgggtaagaaaataaaaaagtttgcattttatttccttttggttTAGTTAGAGTGGGAAATTTCCAATAGGCAATTATATTCTATTGATATAAGACACAGTGAGAATTGGTAATGTATAGGAACGTTGACAAAAGAATTATTGCTCAGTGGGGTCAATGAGTATTCTATAGACAAATAAACAACTTTTATGTCTGATATACTGTGAAAAattaagtccctcattttacagttaaaaataATACTTACTTTTTGTATACCAAGCAAGGAAGAATGAATAACATTTGGAACACACATCGAAATGCACTGATTTCCACTGAATGGACATCTTGTACTTTTTTTACTAATAAAGAGGCCACTGAGAAAAGGAAGGCAGacaataatgtataaaataagcCTAGTCCAGGGCAGGAAGCTTTCTTCTtagcttctgaaaaaaaaaagattaaattccaattagtttttgttttcataaGTACTTCTATTGGTTACAAAAGGCTAGTTTAatttaaaatgaggggaaaatagaatGCAAAAGATGAATAAGTTCACAAACTTTATCTTAAAAGCCATCTACTCATGATCCCAagcttcagttttcccatatctgaTATTTGTACACaactatttaaatttttgaaatatcattCACTCCTCACAATGTCTATATTATAAAACCAGGAAGCTCCTTGCCAAGATGATAGgaaaaatccccccaaaagatTTGCCAACAAGGCAGGGGAAAATTTCATGGCCCCTCTAAAAACATGTATTTACTGAGGAAGCAAGCTCTCGCATGCAAAAAGTATTCTCTAACTACATCtgttaaaacaaaaatgtatttcataaaaGCCTTTTATGCAAGTCAGGAAATCACTTTAGCAACACTAGGAGGCAGCATTAGCTAATAAATAGAGATCCTTTCTACAGTTCCCTTGAAATGTTAAATTTAGCTTTTCATGTGTCCTGGTTTTAACTCCCTATAGGCAGTAAATGTAATGACAAAATATGAatgtcttatatttatttatgattttcataGTTAATAATAATGCATTTCATATAAGtacagttatttcatttttatttaaatgagatTTGGCCTTTATTACCTGAAATTTATATGAGGTGTGCTGGCTTTGAAGTCTGaaggccagagttcaaatcctttctctgctATTTTCTATCTGTGGGATATGTCTTGgttctttcatctataaaatgatggaatttgACTCAGATTCTTTCCTGCTCTAAACCTGTGATTTTAGGAATCTTGGCTCCTTTGCTGATAATCTCAAACATAATTCTCTATATCCCCTATATTCCTATAAAGGGAGGGGGGGTGGGTTAATAGAGGTTATTCTTCCTGGTGGTAGTATAATTTTTGGTAAAATTAAATTAGGCCTGAGATAAGATAGAACATAAAGTACCAcaaatttttaaagcttttaaaaCTAATTACAATAAAACCATCTAGATTTTCAAGTGCAGGCGTCCTGATATACTTCACAGTTATATAAGAACCAACACTTAGAAAAAGTTCATATAACCTCACTTCCCTGAGTAAGGGATAGAAAGCCAACAACATGGTAAGTTTCGCAAACCagaattataattttcaaaatagtaATGTACAGGGTTAACCACAAAACAGTACTGCTTAAGGATATCACTAGAACcctgtttaaaaaacaaaccaacaaacaacTGCCATGTTTCTATAAATGTCATTCTATAAAAGTTATTCTATAATTCTAAACACAAAAGAGCTTTTATGTACAATTTAGCTTTTGAGGAccatccctttttttttaaatgagagaggTAATTCACAACATCATGGAACCAGACTTTTCAAggacatttctattttttcttttattttcttttatttcttttaggtttttgcaaggcaaacggggttaagtggcttgcccaaggctgcatttgaactcaggtactcctgactccagggctgttgctctatccactgcgccacctagttgcccctcaaggACATTTCTAAAAGCTTatcatttgtatttaaaaatggaTTTGCTTGCTATATAGACACCTATGAGCATAAATTTGACCAAAATCTAATTTGTAGGTATCCAACCCCCCCCAGTTTATATTCTGCATGAAAACAAGAACTAGACATATTTTGTCCCAGGAAAATGAAATCTAAAGACTACTGCAAACTAACTGGTGTGAAATATACCTCAGTTGTGGTAAGGACATagaacttacattttaaaaatttcatactTCAGgtccaaaaaaaatatattcttttaaaaagcaaaacagtcaTGGAGCCTGAACTCTTGGattagaacaggaaaaaaaagaagaaaaacaaccaCCCTAGGATAGAaatcctatcttttttttctgtaattccATAGTTATAGTCATTTAATGcctaattttattatattttcttcaagtaATATTTTAACTTCCTAATTCTTTTAACTTAAATTGTACATTTTGTCCATAATTATACTCATGAAAATATAATCATCACTGGGAAAAGTGGAACAGAGTCATGAGAAGTCAAGTAGGGAGTGGGTAGGTGGGATTGGTTATATAGGGAGAGTGGATGGGGATTAATCATATTCAAACTCTCAGATAGATACAAATAAGTTCTTCACCAAATTATCTCAAATGCCTTCTCAAATTGCTTCAGATCAAACAACTAGAGAACAAGCAGGGCCAAGTAACCTACAAAGCCATACAAGAGATGTCACAAGACATCCAAGTGGCAAACAAGTGATTCTGTGTTGCCAGAGTTCAATGGGAAGAGACCCTTGGGAATTAGAATGATCAGAGAAAACTTCCTGGAGGTGAAAACACTTGAATTGGACCTTTTGAAGAAGTGCTGGGGTTTGGAAAGGCTGAATGAGACAAAGACCTATGAAGCAGCTCATCTTCTTTCCGACCAGATTGTAAACTCAAAAGACTGAAGCTTCAagtacttctctatttcttttcccacttaATAGAGTTATCTTCCATATAATTggcatataattaataattactaaCAATAAACTGAATCTGGTAAAAATGCCTAAAAAGGTGGACTGGAAAAAGTTGTGGAATCCCTGAATGCATCAATTAGAAGAGAGATGAACAGTCTGAACTATTAGACCTTGCCAAGATACATTCATATTTCAATTGTTGGCAAGAACAGAGGGGAACAGGAGAGGAGATCACCTAAAGTATCATTTGGCCTGGTAATACATTTCTGTGTTTTACTTGAATATGAGAGAACATTCTTTTGGGACAATGCTGCAAAccaaataatgaaaaccaagtaGAGAAACTAAGTCCAAGCACTCTATTATAAATTCCAGCTATAATTATAATGCtcaagttttcaaagaaattagaTTATCCATTTTTtaagataaaactttttttttagtttttgcaagacaatggggttaagtgacttgcccaaaatcacacagctaggtaattattaagtgtctgaggctggatttgaactcaggtcctcctgactccaggactaacCACTGCGCCACTGAGCTACCcctaaaattaaactttttttttttttggcaaggcaaatggggttaagttgtttacccaaggccacacagctaggtaattattaagtgtctgaggctggatctgaactcaggtactcttgactccaaggctggtgctctatccacctcaccacctagccacccctaagattaaacttttaaaaaatatttgtggaGATAATAGAAGTTGGCCATATGTAGGAAGAAAAGCGAAAGGAAAAAACCAACCTGAAATGACATTTAATGTTACTTTTTAAggtttgctttccaaaatgacttTTTGTTTCAACCAAAGAGCCTATGTCCCAAAAGTTTTGGTCTGGTTTTAAGCTgtacttaaaactgcactaatattctctaattttaaagttttcatcctgtcttgtttttttttttacatcttcaaAATTATTCCCAGAATCCCTTCCCTACCTCTTCCAAGAAAACCATCTCCTATCAcaaaatgtgttttatatttaaaggagaaaaaaaatcagcaaacttgatggatacattgaaaaagtccaaAAACCATAGGCCATGGTTTTCATGCCTATAGACCTTCTAGCTCCACCAAAGGGGGACAGGGTGGGGGGGATGGCTTCCATCATTTGGCAATAAAGTAATCATTTCTGAAATGAAGAGCCATCATTTTGAtcttcccctgtccccctccaCCCCAAATTTAAATCTCATCACACTACTTCATTGAATAATTAATTATGTGCTTTATATCAAGGCATGGAAAACTAGAGTTACTAAGGAATTAGCAGcaataaatatcataaataacTTTATGAGTCTGAAAATTCCGACTCAGCTTTATAATAGAACAGTCAATTATCAGGTGGATAAGATGGTATCCCAGTCAGTGGCAAAGAGTCCAAGGACCAGCCACACCCTCAGACCAGCACCCTACCCATGTCACTGGAGAGACAGGACTATGGACACTACAGGGACCAACTAACCAACAAGTTATTCAAACctgcccattttaaagataagaaaatcaCTGCCTGAGCAGGGAGGTGACTTGTCCAACGTCACAAAATGACTTGGTACTCTCAGCACACCTGTCTTTCCATCATGCATAAAGATTCAAAGGGTCATCCAATCTAATTGTAGGCATTCGACAAGAATTTTCACTTTCTATACGTTTCCCAATGCCTTCCAGTCCAATCCTATAtatttaaaagctttttaaaatccTCTCTATACTTTCCCCACTGCTTTCAGTCTAATTTCTATGCAtgtaatagattttttaaaagctctCTATACTTTCCCCACTTCCTTCCAGTCCAAtcctatatatttaaaagattgtTAAAATGCTCTCTATACTTTTCCCACTGCCTTCCAGCTTCATCCTATACATGtaatacttttaaaatgctttctaCGCTTTTTCCCCACCGCCTTCAGCCTAATCCGATACATGTAACAGATCTTTCAAGCCCTCTCCGCCGCCTGCAGCCTGACTATCCATTCCCGCCTCCCCGGAGTCCGCCGCTCCCCGGGGTCCGCCGCTCCCCGGTGTCCGCCCCGCTCCCCGGTGTCCGCCCCGCGCCCCGGTGTCCGCCGCTCCCCGGGGTCCGCCGCTCCCCGGGGTCCGCCCCGCGCCCCGGGGTCCGCCGCGCCCCGGTGTCCGCCCCGCGCCCCGGGGTCCGGCCCGCTCCCCGGGGTCCGCCCCGCTCCCCGGGGTCCGCCGCTCCCCGGTGTCCGCCCCGCGCCCCGGTGTCCGCCGCTCCCCGGTGTCCGCCGCTCCCCGGTGTCCGCCGCTCCCCGGGGTCCGCCGCTCCCCGGGGTCCGCCGCTCCCCGGGGTCCGCCGCTCCCCGGTGTCCGCCCCGCGCCCCGGTGTCCGCCGCTCCCCGGGGTCCGCCCCGCTCCCCGGGGTCCGTCCCGCTCCCCGGTGTCCGCCGCTCCCCGGGGTCCGTCCCGCTCCCCGGGGTCCGTCCCGCTCCCCGGGGTCCGCCGCTCCCCGGTGTCCGCCGCGCCCCGGTGTCCGCCGCTCCCCGGTGTCCGCCCCGCGCCCCGGTGTCCGCCGCTCCCCGGGGTCCGCCCCGCTCCCCGGGGTCCGTCCCGCTCCCCGGTGTCCGCCGCTCCCCGGGGTCCGTCCCGCTCCCCGGGGTCCGTCCCGCTCCCCGGGGTCCGCCGCTCCCCGGTGTCCGCCGCGCCCCGGTGTCCGCCGCTCCCCGGTGTCCGCCCCGCTCCCCGGGGCCGCCCCAGCCCCGCACTCACCCGGGCGTCCGTCCGGGCCGGCGCAGGGGCAGCAGCTGCGGGCGCGGGGCGGCGGGGCCGCCTCCGCCTCCGCCTCCGCGGGGCGGCCGCCCGGCTTCAGGGGCTCCTCCTCGGGCCCCCGGGGCGCCGGCTCCGGGCGCTCGGGCCCCTGCGGCTCCGCCGTGGCCGCGCCCCCGCCGCCCATCGCGCTGGCCCCGCAGTGCCGGCCGGCCCGCGGTCCCGGCTCTTCCGGCCGCCCCGGCGCGGCGCATGCGCGGCCTCCCTGCCCTCGAGAGGCTtcccggggcgggggcggggcgggggcggggcggccgcGCACGTGGCGCCGGAGACTGTCCGGGCCGCACCTGGGTAAGCCTGGAGCCTGGCCCCGCCCGGCCGGGCCCCGCTCGCTCCCCTCACCGG from Macrotis lagotis isolate mMagLag1 chromosome 4, bilby.v1.9.chrom.fasta, whole genome shotgun sequence includes the following:
- the SLC35G1 gene encoding solute carrier family 35 member G1, whose protein sequence is MGGGGAATAEPQGPERPEPAPRGPEEEPLKPGGRPAEAEAEAAPPPRARSCCPCAGPDGRPEAKKKASCPGLGLFYTLLSAFLFSVASLLVKKVQDVHSVEISAFRCVFQMLFILPCLVYKKTGFVGPKGKRIFLFLRGIIGSTAMILLYYAFQFMPIADATVITFSSPVFTSLFAWIYLKEKYSLWDLFFTIFAIAGVVLIARPPFLFGSNTTEIEESHFYRLRGALAAVGAAMCGALTLVILRKVGKSVHYLLNIWYYVVIGLLESIIILLILGEWSLPHCGLDRLFLVLIGLFGLGGQVFLTKAVQIEKAGLVAIMKTMDVVFAFILQIIFLNKMPTWWTVSGALCVVASSSGAVIRKWCENSQ